The Oncorhynchus tshawytscha isolate Ot180627B linkage group LG16, Otsh_v2.0, whole genome shotgun sequence nucleotide sequence CTGATGCAGTTAACGCGATAATTAAGTATTTCCTTGCAAAACCCCCAACATCCCCCCCCCTTTAAAGTACACAGCGACAGATATTAATTATGTTAACGAGTCATTAAAACGAAACCCCTCTCTATTTCATGCAGTCATCCACAGCGACTCACCTCTTCAAATCACTGCACTCATTTGTTCTGCCTAATATTTGCGTAATATACATGTTATTACAAGCTAAATGATACAGATAAACCAAACTGATACATTCACATCGATAAGCTTATTCGTAATTATTTGTCTCTGACCCTGAGACGCATGCAGTGGCAGTAAGACCCAAGACCGTGGACTAAAATGGTCTGCAGCCTAAAGTCTCCTGGTTGAACACAAACGCTTGAAGCAGGACGGAACATTTTAAGGAAACCCCTAGCGGCGTTTGTCTGCCACGCAAGTGAAGTCGCCTACaggcaaaaaacaaaacatgagCATCATGATAACAAATCGCTAGAGCCAACAACAAACCTCTGGCTATGCTGAACTACACAATTCCTTTGATAACAAACGAGCATTTGGGGGATTTATAATATCATATAACAGTGTTTGGATGAATGAGGATGGGACCCACCTCCGCATGCAGCTATGTTGCCCGAATGGGCGGTGTGGTTTCCTGGTGACAGAAGGGTCTGAGGGTCGCTGGAGGAAGTTTTGCTGCCCTCGTTGAGAAGCGAGGAGCTGGAATCGGATTCCAGAGATTGGCAGGACGGCGGGTCTTGAGCGAGTTGCTCGGTCCCATAATTATACTTAGAAAATGCACCAATGTTATTGCTGCCCATGCCAGAGTGCATCCCGTGATCAGATGTTATGAATGATGATGTGTCCCTCGCTTTATCCTCTCGCTTTAGGCTGCTCCCGCCACCACCGGAACAGCTCTCTCTGCTGCTCACGCTGCCATTGCTATAATAACATTTACTCTCCTCCGGTCGAGTAATTTCACACGACCGGTTGAAAGAAGGGTTAATAGACACGGGGCTGCTAAAATATGATTGAGAGTATCCATTGCAGGGCTCGGATGGGTTCCACGGGAGGGAGCAAACATTGTCCCTTCTCgggtaggggagagatggtagCCCCGCCAGTTGTCCCCCCGAGGCTCGGAAATTCGGAAAGTAAAAAGTGTCTCCAGTGTGGATGTTTACCAAAGGTCCCACAAACCCGGGATTAAGAAGATTATGCTCGCCCATTTCCGCGGGCCCGACCAACAGCTTCTAGTTTATTGCAATCTGACATTTAACGTAGTTAAACCTGGGGGTGCACCTGATTGGTCAACCTAAAGTCATGTGATCTAAGGACTAAATTATGCTACACAAGGGTACCACCCACTTGGTCCAcctcagacaaaacaaaacattaaCTGTATTACGGGGTTTATGTGCTTTAAAAAAATActataaatgttttattaaatatGTATAATCTTGTTTTTCTTCTCTGGAACCCAGTCGATTCCAAACCTACTTCTCCTTTTTTCTCCTCTACTATACAAATATATGTAACAATCCCTAGTCTCGTTTAATATTTTTATTAGCTGGCAAAGGTTTTAAAATACTATTTCTTATGAAAACTATTTATTTTCCTAGAAGGAGAAGGTGCATCGTTTTTTCGAGCAAATTATGTTTGAATTAAATGTCAAATAAAGCTGTGATGTCCGTCTTTTACAAGCTTGTTTTAAGAAAAGACTGATGCTCATTGCCGCTCTCTACTTTAGCGGCTCTGTTAAAATCAGACGTTATTCTGTAAGGTTACTTTAAGAGTGTATATCTCACATAATATTATCCCATACACCCATGAACAACTTTAACAGATACCCCCTAT carries:
- the LOC112235475 gene encoding homeobox protein Hox-C12a; protein product: MGEHNLLNPGFVGPLVNIHTGDTFYFPNFRASGGQLAGLPSLPYPRRDNVCSLPWNPSEPCNGYSQSYFSSPVSINPSFNRSCEITRPEESKCYYSNGSVSSRESCSGGGGSSLKREDKARDTSSFITSDHGMHSGMGSNNIGAFSKYNYGTEQLAQDPPSCQSLESDSSSSLLNEGSKTSSSDPQTLLSPGNHTAHSGNIAACGGAPWYPMHTRTRKKRKPYSKLQLAELEGEFILNEFITRQRRRELSNRLNLSDQQVKIWFQNRRMKKKRLMMREQAMGFF